The sequence TTCGCGCTGGCGTCCTATGGCGAGAAATCCGTGGAGACCTTCACCCAGGACATCGAGATCGCCAAGGACCACATGCGGGAGTCCTACAAGCTGCAGAACCAGCTGGACGACCACATCCCGGACACCGAGGAACAGCAGCGTGCCTGGCTCAAGGACATCATTGCCCGGTGCCAGGCTGTCAACGAGTCGCTGTCCGCACACACCAAGGAATTCGACGCACTCCGCGACCTGGAGAAGAACGCCGGTGCGGCCCTGGAATCCCTCAACACCCGCGCCGATCAGGTGGCGGACTCGGTGGCCCAGGCCGAGCAGGGCCTTGTGGACCTGCACACCCGCTACGCCGACGTAGCGCTGGCCGAGGTCAACGACAACGCCACGCAGGCCCGGGAACGCCTCGAATTCGTCCGGGCCGCCGCGGCCAAGGCCGAGGAGTCCCTCGCCTCCGACCCCTCCACCGCCGTGCTGGCGATCCGGGCCGGTGAGGAAGCCGTCTCCCAGATCTCCACCCTGGTGGAGGCCGTGGCCAAGGCTCAGGGGCACCTGGAGGACGCCATGGAGAACCTGCAGACCGGGATCAACCAGTCCACCCAGGACCTCGCCCAGGCCCAGGCCCTCGTGGAAGCTGGCCGACACACCGAGCTGGCGGGGCCGGCGGCCGGCCTGCAACAGACCCTGTCCCGCGTGAGATCCGAGATCGCCGCAGGACGGCCAGCCCCCTTCCGACTGCTGCAGTCGTTGGAGCAGGCCCACCGCCAGCTCGACGCACCACTGTCCGGTATCCGAGACCGTCAGGAGCAGGAGCGACGGGCCGCCTCCGCGCTCCAGTCCACCATCCGCCAGGCACAGGCCCAGATCGACGGCACCCAGGACTTCATCGCGGCCCGCCGGGGTGCCGTGGGCAGTCAGGCCCGGACCAAGCTGGCCGAGGCGGAGCGGACCCTTCAGGACGCCGTCCGGCTCTCCGGACAGGACCCGGTGACCGCCTTGAATCTGGCGAACCAGTCCAGTTCCCTGGCGGACCGCGCCAGCCAGCTGGCCCAGCAGGACCTCAATCAGTGGGGCGGCTACGCCGGCGCCGGTGCCGGCCACGGGGGCCGTGGTGGTTACGGCG comes from Citricoccus muralis and encodes:
- a CDS encoding TPM domain-containing protein — translated: MKSQAPAVQPRRLSPAVLASSALLASGLTMAGGLAFAEAARAEAPVDIPPRTFVVDEAEVLTSAEENEITQAINQLRSEEGQNLYAVYVNEFTDEAGQPMDPNEWALEVSEVNSMGSTDSLLVVSVEEGEYRYGAAQVNSIYPLQNEIAEEYIGPAMPAVGEDDWAAAATAAIAGVDDAADGRVNGPDSGGNAGGWIAGGVAVVALAGGGYALMRRNKNKSDQQAEGSRGAQGPRDPLDEMSVDELRTKAGSMLIGADDAIRSSEQEVGFALASYGEKSVETFTQDIEIAKDHMRESYKLQNQLDDHIPDTEEQQRAWLKDIIARCQAVNESLSAHTKEFDALRDLEKNAGAALESLNTRADQVADSVAQAEQGLVDLHTRYADVALAEVNDNATQARERLEFVRAAAAKAEESLASDPSTAVLAIRAGEEAVSQISTLVEAVAKAQGHLEDAMENLQTGINQSTQDLAQAQALVEAGRHTELAGPAAGLQQTLSRVRSEIAAGRPAPFRLLQSLEQAHRQLDAPLSGIRDRQEQERRAASALQSTIRQAQAQIDGTQDFIAARRGAVGSQARTKLAEAERTLQDAVRLSGQDPVTALNLANQSSSLADRASQLAQQDLNQWGGYAGAGAGHGGRGGYGGGGGGGFGAGLGGAILGGILMGGILGGDNDHGDWGGGGFGGFGGGGGLGGGDFGGGGGFGDFGGGSF